Part of the Labrenzia sp. PHM005 genome is shown below.
GCCACACCACCTGCAACCACAATGGCCGGTGGCGTCTCCGGATAGCGATCCTGGAACAGATCCAAAGCGCGTTTTGTCCGCGCTGCCAAGACATCGGCAACCGCACGCTGGAACGCTGCGCAGAGATCGGCGATCGTCTGTTCGTCGACCGGTTCCAGCTTTTTGGCCTGCGTGCGCAAGGCCGTCTTTAGTCCAGCAAAGGACATGTCGAGACCCGGGCGGTCGAGCAGAGGACGCGGCAGTTTAAACCGGGTCACATCGCCCTTAAGGGCCATTTTTTCAACATGCGGGCCTCCGGGATAGGGCAGGCCAAGCAGTTTGGCAGTCTTGTCGAAAGCTTCGCCAATAGCATCGTCGATGGTCGTCCCAAGCCGTTTGTAGTCGCCGACACCGCGCACCAGCAGAAACTGGCTGTGACCACCGGAGACCAGCAGCAAGAGGAACGGAAATTCCAGATCGTCTGTCAGGCGCGCTGTCAGGGCATGGCCTTCCAAGTGATTGACGCCGACCAGTGGTTTTCCGGCCGCCATGGCAATCGCCTTGGCTGTCATGAAACCCACGATCACACCGCCGATCAGTCCTGGGCCAGCAGTGGCAGCCACCGCATCGATATCATCCCAGGAACAGTTTGCGTCTTGGAGTGCCTCGGCGACGATCCGGTCAAGGATCTCGATATGGGCACGGGCCGCGATTTCTGGAACCACACCCCCAAATTCGGTGTGTTCGTCAATTTGGGAGCGGATCACATTTGATAGAACATCTTTGTCTTTCGGGCCGCGCACCACCGCAGCTGCGGTTTCGTCGCAGCTGGTTTCGATCCCCAGAACCGTCAAACACGTATCTTCTTGGCTTGAATTGACGAAGGTCATTGGTCTTGCAGCAAAGGTTTGTGATAGGTCATGTCAACAAGAAGACACTTAAGACCCGGCGCACTCACTGCTGGGCGTAGCATTTGGACGGTAAACCTTGCAATCAAATCCTTTGCGCATCGGCACAAGAGGCAGCGCGCTGGCACTGGCTCAGGCACATGAAACCCGCTCCCGGCTGATGGCAGCACACGACCTGCCGGAAGATGCCTTCGAGATCGTGGTGATCAAAACGTCCGGCGACCAGATCCAGGATCGGCCACTCTCTGAAGTGGGCGGCAAGGGCCTGTTCACCAAGGAAATCG
Proteins encoded:
- the tsaD gene encoding tRNA (adenosine(37)-N6)-threonylcarbamoyltransferase complex transferase subunit TsaD encodes the protein MTVLGIETSCDETAAAVVRGPKDKDVLSNVIRSQIDEHTEFGGVVPEIAARAHIEILDRIVAEALQDANCSWDDIDAVAATAGPGLIGGVIVGFMTAKAIAMAAGKPLVGVNHLEGHALTARLTDDLEFPFLLLLVSGGHSQFLLVRGVGDYKRLGTTIDDAIGEAFDKTAKLLGLPYPGGPHVEKMALKGDVTRFKLPRPLLDRPGLDMSFAGLKTALRTQAKKLEPVDEQTIADLCAAFQRAVADVLAARTKRALDLFQDRYPETPPAIVVAGGVAANQEIRSSLLAAAEEAGARFVAPPMALCTDNAAMIAWAGIERLQEGPVDDMSLPPRPRWPLDQTNAGVLGAGKKGAKV